A single window of Colletes latitarsis isolate SP2378_abdomen chromosome 6, iyColLati1, whole genome shotgun sequence DNA harbors:
- the LOC143342891 gene encoding putative cytosolic iron-sulfur protein assembly protein Ciao1 — MGTLELKQTLSGHRGRVWNVCWHPKGTCIASCGEDKTIIIWGPQEPKWVSKTILIEGHTRTIREIAWSPCGNYIASASFDATTAVWDKKSGQFECNATLEGHENEVKSVSWSRSGQLLATCSRDKSVWIWEVNDDEYECAAVINAHTQDVKKVRWHPNEEILASASYDNTAKIFKEDAADNDWSCVATLSSHTSTVWSLTWDKTGTRIATCSDDQTVKIWQEYKPGNEPGIVTPNNEPTWKCVCTISGYHTRAIYDIDWCKTTGLLVTACGDDIIRIFKEDSDSNPHQSSFTMVCSMETAHTQDVNCVQWNPTVPGQLASASDDGLVKIWFYNE, encoded by the exons ATGGGTACGTTGGAATTAAAACAAACTTTAAGCGGTCATAGAGGAAGGGTGTGGAATGTTTGCTGGCATCCTAAGGGTACTTGCATCGCGTCGTGTGGCGAGGACAAAACTATTATAATATGGGGACCTCAGGAACCTAAATGGGTTTCAAAAACAATTCttatcgaagggcatacaagaaCAATTAGAGAAATAGCATGGTCACCTTGCGGCAACTACATAGCATCTGCTAGTTTCGATGCAACAACTGCTGTATGGGACAAAAAGTCTGGACAGTTTGAATGTAATGCCACATTAGAAGGACATGAAAATGAAGTGAAAAGTGTTAGTTGGTCTCGTAGTGGGCAGTTGTTAGCTACATGTAGTAGAGACAAATCTGTTTGGATATGGGAAGTGAACGACGATGAATATGAGTGTGCTGCTGTCATTAATGCTCACACTCAAGATGTAAAAAAG GTAAGGTGGCATCCTAATGAAGAAATTCTAGCATCTGCCAGTTATGACAACACAGCAAAGATATTCAAGGAGGATGCAGCAGACAATGATTGGTCATGTGTAGCAACACTATCCTCTCATACATCGACAGTTTGGAGCCTCACATGGGATAAAACTGGGACTCGGATAGCAACATGTAGCGATGATCAAACGGTAAAAATATGGCAAGAATACAAGCCTGGTAATGAACCTGGAATTGTAACACCGAACAACGAGCCCACTTGGAAGTGTGTGTGTACCATATCTGGTTATCATACCAGAGCAATTTATGATATTGATTGGTGCAAAACAACTGGCTTACTAGTGACTGCCTGTGGTGATGACATTATTAGAATATTTAAAGAGGACAGTGATTCTAATCCTCATCAATCGTCTTTTACTATGGTTTGTTCTATGGAAACTGCTCATACCCAAGATGTGAATTGTGTGCAGTGGAATCCTACTGTTCCTGGACAACTAGCATCAGCCAGTGATGATGGATTAGTGAAAATTTGGTTTTATAATGAATAG
- the LOC143342897 gene encoding NIF3-like protein 1, whose amino-acid sequence MSGASLNTAGVPLTRVVGALKTFADLPLAASWDNVGLLIEPTETKLISHILLTNDLTEDVMQEALNLKTDMIITYHPLIFAPMKSVTTRTWKERIVAKCLENRIAVYSPHTTFDSVKGGVNDWLASAFENVLASSRPIEADTNNQEYGFGRLCTLSKKISIDEAVQLVKQRTGLKHVRLARGRQTDGSVSTVALCAGSGVTVLKNTTADLYLTGEMLHHDVLDAVHKGINVILTNHSDSERGFLESFACTLFNMLNKSVKVSVSENDADPLKTV is encoded by the exons ATGAGTGGAGCGAGTCTTAATACTGCCGGTGTACCTTTGACGCGAGTCGTCGGTGCATTGAAAACATTTGCCGATTTACCGCTTGCAGCGTCTTGGGATAACGTGGGATTGCTCATTGAACCTACAGAAACAAAACTGATTTCGCATATTCTGCTAACAAACGATCTAACCGAAGATGTCATGCAAGAAGCCTTGAACTTAAAAACCGACATGATTATTACTTATCATCCACTGATATTTGCACCTATGAAGTCAGTAACAACTCGAACGTGGAAG GAGAGAATCGTGGCCAAATGTTTAGAAAACAGAATAGCTGTGTACTCTCCTCACACCACTTTCGATTCGGTGAAAGGCGGTGTAAATGATTGGTTGGCTTCAGCATTTGAAAATG TGCTCGCCAGTAGCAGACCGATAGAAGCGGATACGAACAACCAAGAGTATGGTTTTGGACGATTATGCACTCTAAGTAAGAAAATTTCTATCGACGAAGCCGTGCAATTGGTGAAACAGCgtactggtttgaaacacgttagGTTAGCGCGCGGTCGTCAAACAG ATGGTTCCGTTAGCACCGTTGCCCTTTGTGCTGGGTCTGGTGTGACAGTTTTAAAGAACACGACTGCTGATTTGTACCTTACCGGAGAGATGTTACACCACGACGTTCTCGATGCAGTGCACAAGGGAATTAACGTTATACTAACTAATCATTCTGATTCCGAACGTGGTTTTCTGGAATCGTTCGCGTGTACTTTATTCAATATGctgaacaagtctgtgaaagtgAGCGTGTCCGAAAATGACGCAGATCCCCTGAAAACTGTTTGA
- the Tfiib gene encoding transcription factor IIB, giving the protein MASSSRNDTNKVCCYAHPDAPLIEDYRAGDQICSECGLVVGDRVIDVGSEWRTFSNEKAGVDPSRVGGPENPLLNGSDLSTMIGPGTGAASFDAFGASKYQNRRTMSSSDRALINAFREINGMADRINLPKTIVDRANNLFKQVHDGKNLKGRANDAIASACLYIACRQEGVPRTFKEICAVSKISKKEIGRCFKLILKALETSVDLITTGDFMSRFCSNLGLPNMVQRAATHIARKAVEIDIVPGRSPISVAAAAIYMASQASEDKRSQKEIGDIAGVADVTIRQSYKLMYPHAGKLFPEDFRFATPIDQLPQM; this is encoded by the exons ATGGCAAGTTCGTCAAG AAATGATACAAACAAAGTTTGTTGTTATGCACATCCGGATGCACCTCTGATCGAAGACTATAGAGCAGGAGATCAAATCTGTTCAGAGTGTGGATTGGTCGTAGGAGATAG GGTCATAGATGTTGGTTCAGAGTGGAGAACATTTAGCAATGAGAAAGCAGGTGTCGATCCGTCGCGTGTTGGTGGACCAGAAAATCCGCTTCTCAACGGCTCAGATTTATCCACCATGATCGGCCCTGGAACTGGAGCAGCGTCGTTCGATGCTTTTGGTGCTTCAAAATATCAAAACAGACGTACA ATGAGTAGTTCGGACAGAGCATTGATCAATGCATTTCGTGAAATTAATGGAATGGCTGATCGCATAAATTTACCGAAAACGATCGTCGATAGGGCGAATAACTTATTTAAACAAGTCCACGATGGTAAAAATTTGAAGGGTCGCGCGAACGATGCTATCGCTTCGGCTTGTTTGTACATTGCCTGCAGACAAGAAGGCGTGCCACGTACTTTCAAGGAGATTTGCGCGGTCAGCAAAATCAGCAAAAAGGAAATTGGACGatgtttcaaattaattttgaagGCGCTCGAAACCAGCGTGGATCTCATCACAACGGGAGACTTTATGTCTAGGTTCTGTTCTAATCTCGGTCTTCCTAACATGGTGCAAAGAGCTGCTACACATATCGCGAGGAAAGCGGTAGAAATTGATATTGTACCCGGACGATCGCCAATTTCCGTAGCGGCTGCTGCAATATACATGGCATCACAG GCTTCAGAAGACAAACGATCGCAAAAAGAGATCGGCGATATTGCCGGCGTGGCTGATGTTACGATCAGACAGTCTTACAAGCTAATGTATCCTCATGCGGGGAAATTGTTCCCGGAAGATTTCAGATTTGCGACGCCTATCGATCAGTTACCGCAAATGTAA
- the Sec8 gene encoding exocyst complex component secretory 8 — translation MNSIPPTKPPRGIKPTKETSGLLISVIRALSASETNEQREIEKAKLEKEYKKSDQRLDELVSLHDQDLAQVMQIFSALSEKVTASREKIHAVKENLNACKQLLRCKREELLNLWLEGIEHKHVLLLLKDVTPDSCTRMLPITDADALSVPTPCNAVSD, via the exons ATGAATTCAATACCTCCAACAAAACCACCAAGGGGTATCAAACCAACCAAAGAAACT AGTGGCTTATTAATTTCTGTGATTCGTGCTCTGTCAGCAAGCGAAACTAATGAACAACGAGAAATAGAAAAGGCTAAACTTGAAAAGGAATATAAAAAAAGCGATCAACGACTTGACGAGTTGGTATCGTTGCATGATCAAGATCTTGCACAAGTTATGCAA ATATTTAGTGCTTTGTCAGAAAAGGTGACCGCCTCGCGGGAGAAAATTCACGCAGTTAAAGAGAATTTGAACGCGTGTAAACAATTACTGAGATGCAAACGAGAGGAGTTGTTAAATTTGTGGTTAGAAGGGATTGAACACAAGCATGTGCTGCTTCTTCTGAAAGATGT AACACCTGATTCTTGTACTCGAATGTTGCCTATAACGGACGCAGACGCATTGTCAGTGCCAACGCCATGCAATGCAGTGTCAGATTGA